From Medicago truncatula cultivar Jemalong A17 chromosome 7, MtrunA17r5.0-ANR, whole genome shotgun sequence, a single genomic window includes:
- the LOC120576843 gene encoding uncharacterized protein isoform X3 yields the protein MDKKWMFADRFSEEYENGVEEFVKFAVKHATDRDRIICPCLNCCYGGRGNGVVLRNHLLANGIDRSYTCWTMHGEMSNNNVDFQNNETYESNEFDTNTFDHDRVDEMLDVVKEDLRDCPEMFERLVSDSEKPLYDGCSKFTRLSAVLKLYNIKARNGWSDKSFTDLLTLLIDMLPKDNVLPSRNYEAKKMLCSIGMSYEKIHACPNDCILFRNEYASLNECPKCNVSRYKKEFIPAKVVWYLPIIPRFRRMFSSEVDAKHLTWHKYDRIRDGKFRHPADSPQWAKIDHDYPDFGKEARNLRLALSTDGMNPHGFQSIPNTVWPVILVIYNLPPWLCMKRKFMMLSMLISGRNQPGNDIDVYLAPLIDDLKLIPDDVAGIRLVRDAIGTYVAWQRNLISLNLETPATYKGNGNDGIRRGDESVTSKKQIQTQKLHEGTKIIKDKPRNMSHAQKSKEVNNKGRHSNIPITKQRQDIAKTKHQKPNSTKCRPSWVLALKSLVEVQMENSDTRQITMEEGIFGEEQYNEEITKEQMYEFFNNTEIGVSVVCVYIRYLYEKFVRDTDVPRKFSFLSPHRISLVLIEAEQEFVKAYMVKEFLKYKDEHKLFILPFYIHKPIGHWVLFVINPISEIIYYMDPLLNDYMNYPKMKKF from the exons TTGTTGTTATGGAGGAAGGGGTAATGGGGTTGTGTTGCGAAATCATTTACTGGCGAACGGAATTGATCGAAGCTACACATGTTGGACAATGCATGGTGAGATGAGTAACAACAACGTAGATTTTCAGAATAATGAgacatatgaatcaaatgaatttGACACAAATACATTTGACCATGATCGAGTTGACGAAATGCTAGATGTAGTTAAAGAAGATCTTCGGGATTGTCCTGAAATGTTTGAGAGATTGGTTAGTGATTCAGAGAAACCATTATACGATGGTTGCAGCAAATTCACAAGACTGTCTGCAGTATTGAAGTTGTACAATATAAAAGCGAGAAATGGATGGTCTGATAAAAGCTTCACAGACTTGTTAACCCTTCTGATAGATATGCTGCCAAAGGATAATGTTCTTCCTAGTAGAAACTATGAAGCCAAAAAAATGTTGTGCTCGATTGGCATGAGTTATGAAAAGATACACGCTTGTCCTAACGATTGCATTTTGTTTCGAAATGAATACGCATCGTTAAATGAGTGTCCTAAATGTAATGTCTCTCGATATAAGAAAGAATTTATTCCTGCGAAAGTCGTATGGTATCTTCCTATAATACCGAGATTCAGGCGCATGTTTAGTAGTGAAGTTGATGCAAAACATTTGACATGGCACAAATATGATAGAATTAGAGATGGGAAGTTTCGGCACCCTGCAGATTCGCCACAGTGGGCTAAAATTGATCATGATTATCCTGATTTTGGGAAAGAAGCAAGAAATCTACGCTTGGCACTGTCTACTGATGGAATGAACCCACATGGTTTTCAAAGTATCCCAAATACCGTATGGCctgtgattttggtgatttataaCTTGCCTCCATGGTTATGTATGAAGCGTAAGTTCATGATGTTGTCGATGTTAATTTCTGGGCGCAATCAACCAGGGAATGATATTGACGTGTACTTGGCacctttaattgatgatttgaagcTCATACCTGATGATGTTGCTGGTATAAGGTTGGTTAGAGATGCAATAGGAACATATGTGGCATGGCAAAGAAACCTCATTTCCCTTAATCTTGag ACTCCTGCAACATATAAAGGCAATGGTAACGATGGGATTAGGAGGGGTGACGAGTCGGTCACTTCAAAAAAACAG ATTCAAACACAAAAATTGCATGAAGGCACTAAAATCATCAAGGATAAACCAAGAAATATGTCTCATGCACAAAAGTCGAAAGAAGTCAATAATAAGGGTAGACATAGCAATATTCCAATCACAAAACAAAGACAAGATATTGCAAAAACCAAACATCAAAAACCTAACTCTACAAAGTGTCGTCCATCATGGGTGTTAGCTCTTAAATCATTGGTGGAAGTGCAAATGGAAAACTCAGATACGCGTCAGATAACTATGGAGGAAGGTATTTTTGGTGAAGAACAGTATAATGAAGAAATTACCAAAGAACAAATGTATGAGTTTTTCAACAATACAGAAATAGGTGTCTCTGTTGTCTGCGTATATATCAG GTACTTGTATGAGAAGTTTGTGCGCGACACTGATGTCCCAAGGAAATTCTCCTTCTTATCCCCCCATCGAATATCCTTGGTGTTAATTGAAGCAGAACAAGAATTTGTCAAAGCATACATGGTTAAGGAATTCTTGAAATATAAAGATGAGCACAAGTTATTTATTCTACCATTTTATATACATAAGCCTAT TGGACATTGGGTGTTATTTGTCATTAATCCCATATCGgaaatcatatattatatgGATCCATTACTCAATGACTATATGAATTACCCAAAAATGAAGA agTTCTAA
- the LOC120576843 gene encoding uncharacterized protein isoform X2: MDKKWMFADRFSEEYENGVEEFVKFAVKHATDRDRIICPCLNCCYGGRGNGVVLRNHLLANGIDRSYTCWTMHGEMSNNNVDFQNNETYESNEFDTNTFDHDRVDEMLDVVKEDLRDCPEMFERLVSDSEKPLYDGCSKFTRLSAVLKLYNIKARNGWSDKSFTDLLTLLIDMLPKDNVLPSRNYEAKKMLCSIGMSYEKIHACPNDCILFRNEYASLNECPKCNVSRYKKEFIPAKVVWYLPIIPRFRRMFSSEVDAKHLTWHKYDRIRDGKFRHPADSPQWAKIDHDYPDFGKEARNLRLALSTDGMNPHGFQSIPNTVWPVILVIYNLPPWLCMKRKFMMLSMLISGRNQPGNDIDVYLAPLIDDLKLIPDDVAGIRLVRDAIGTYVAWQRNLISLNLETPATYKGNGNDGIRRGDESVTSKKQIQTQKLHEGTKIIKDKPRNMSHAQKSKEVNNKGRHSNIPITKQRQDIAKTKHQKPNSTKCRPSWVLALKSLVEVQMENSDTRQITMEEGIFGEEQYNEEITKEQMYEFFNNTEIGVSVVCVYIRYLYEKFVRDTDVPRKFSFLSPHRISLVLIEAEQEFVKAYMVKEFLKYKDEHKLFILPFYIHKPIVLKVFRAARNAQVSKNKFNNISWVRVQCPRQENGIDCGYFVMRFMKEILISKLNEIPKLYIEGFKCATYSNDKLRKIQEEWCQFMMSLLFI, from the exons TTGTTGTTATGGAGGAAGGGGTAATGGGGTTGTGTTGCGAAATCATTTACTGGCGAACGGAATTGATCGAAGCTACACATGTTGGACAATGCATGGTGAGATGAGTAACAACAACGTAGATTTTCAGAATAATGAgacatatgaatcaaatgaatttGACACAAATACATTTGACCATGATCGAGTTGACGAAATGCTAGATGTAGTTAAAGAAGATCTTCGGGATTGTCCTGAAATGTTTGAGAGATTGGTTAGTGATTCAGAGAAACCATTATACGATGGTTGCAGCAAATTCACAAGACTGTCTGCAGTATTGAAGTTGTACAATATAAAAGCGAGAAATGGATGGTCTGATAAAAGCTTCACAGACTTGTTAACCCTTCTGATAGATATGCTGCCAAAGGATAATGTTCTTCCTAGTAGAAACTATGAAGCCAAAAAAATGTTGTGCTCGATTGGCATGAGTTATGAAAAGATACACGCTTGTCCTAACGATTGCATTTTGTTTCGAAATGAATACGCATCGTTAAATGAGTGTCCTAAATGTAATGTCTCTCGATATAAGAAAGAATTTATTCCTGCGAAAGTCGTATGGTATCTTCCTATAATACCGAGATTCAGGCGCATGTTTAGTAGTGAAGTTGATGCAAAACATTTGACATGGCACAAATATGATAGAATTAGAGATGGGAAGTTTCGGCACCCTGCAGATTCGCCACAGTGGGCTAAAATTGATCATGATTATCCTGATTTTGGGAAAGAAGCAAGAAATCTACGCTTGGCACTGTCTACTGATGGAATGAACCCACATGGTTTTCAAAGTATCCCAAATACCGTATGGCctgtgattttggtgatttataaCTTGCCTCCATGGTTATGTATGAAGCGTAAGTTCATGATGTTGTCGATGTTAATTTCTGGGCGCAATCAACCAGGGAATGATATTGACGTGTACTTGGCacctttaattgatgatttgaagcTCATACCTGATGATGTTGCTGGTATAAGGTTGGTTAGAGATGCAATAGGAACATATGTGGCATGGCAAAGAAACCTCATTTCCCTTAATCTTGag ACTCCTGCAACATATAAAGGCAATGGTAACGATGGGATTAGGAGGGGTGACGAGTCGGTCACTTCAAAAAAACAG ATTCAAACACAAAAATTGCATGAAGGCACTAAAATCATCAAGGATAAACCAAGAAATATGTCTCATGCACAAAAGTCGAAAGAAGTCAATAATAAGGGTAGACATAGCAATATTCCAATCACAAAACAAAGACAAGATATTGCAAAAACCAAACATCAAAAACCTAACTCTACAAAGTGTCGTCCATCATGGGTGTTAGCTCTTAAATCATTGGTGGAAGTGCAAATGGAAAACTCAGATACGCGTCAGATAACTATGGAGGAAGGTATTTTTGGTGAAGAACAGTATAATGAAGAAATTACCAAAGAACAAATGTATGAGTTTTTCAACAATACAGAAATAGGTGTCTCTGTTGTCTGCGTATATATCAG GTACTTGTATGAGAAGTTTGTGCGCGACACTGATGTCCCAAGGAAATTCTCCTTCTTATCCCCCCATCGAATATCCTTGGTGTTAATTGAAGCAGAACAAGAATTTGTCAAAGCATACATGGTTAAGGAATTCTTGAAATATAAAGATGAGCACAAGTTATTTATTCTACCATTTTATATACATAAGCCTAT agTTCTAAAGGTATTTCGCGCTGCAAGGAACGCTCAAGTatcaaagaataaatttaacaacatatCATGGGTCCGAGTACAG tgtCCTCGCCAAGAAAATGGTATAGATTGCGGGTACTTTGTGATGAGGTTTATGAAAGAGATTCTCATTTCGAAACTAAATGAGATTCCAAAGCTg TACATTGAGGGTTTCAAGTGTGCGACATACTCAAATGATAAACTAAGAAAAATCCAAGAAGAATGGTGTCAGTTCATGATGAGCCTTTtgtttatatga
- the LOC120576843 gene encoding uncharacterized protein isoform X1, with translation MDKKWMFADRFSEEYENGVEEFVKFAVKHATDRDRIICPCLNCCYGGRGNGVVLRNHLLANGIDRSYTCWTMHGEMSNNNVDFQNNETYESNEFDTNTFDHDRVDEMLDVVKEDLRDCPEMFERLVSDSEKPLYDGCSKFTRLSAVLKLYNIKARNGWSDKSFTDLLTLLIDMLPKDNVLPSRNYEAKKMLCSIGMSYEKIHACPNDCILFRNEYASLNECPKCNVSRYKKEFIPAKVVWYLPIIPRFRRMFSSEVDAKHLTWHKYDRIRDGKFRHPADSPQWAKIDHDYPDFGKEARNLRLALSTDGMNPHGFQSIPNTVWPVILVIYNLPPWLCMKRKFMMLSMLISGRNQPGNDIDVYLAPLIDDLKLIPDDVAGIRLVRDAIGTYVAWQRNLISLNLETPATYKGNGNDGIRRGDESVTSKKQIQTQKLHEGTKIIKDKPRNMSHAQKSKEVNNKGRHSNIPITKQRQDIAKTKHQKPNSTKCRPSWVLALKSLVEVQMENSDTRQITMEEGIFGEEQYNEEITKEQMYEFFNNTEIGVSVVCVYIRYLYEKFVRDTDVPRKFSFLSPHRISLVLIEAEQEFVKAYMVKEFLKYKDEHKLFILPFYIHKPIGHWVLFVINPISEIIYYMDPLLNDYMNYPKMKSMFDTVLKVFRAARNAQVSKNKFNNISWVRVQCPRQENGIDCGYFVMRFMKEILISKLNEIPKLYIEGFKCATYSNDKLRKIQEEWCQFMMSLLFI, from the exons TTGTTGTTATGGAGGAAGGGGTAATGGGGTTGTGTTGCGAAATCATTTACTGGCGAACGGAATTGATCGAAGCTACACATGTTGGACAATGCATGGTGAGATGAGTAACAACAACGTAGATTTTCAGAATAATGAgacatatgaatcaaatgaatttGACACAAATACATTTGACCATGATCGAGTTGACGAAATGCTAGATGTAGTTAAAGAAGATCTTCGGGATTGTCCTGAAATGTTTGAGAGATTGGTTAGTGATTCAGAGAAACCATTATACGATGGTTGCAGCAAATTCACAAGACTGTCTGCAGTATTGAAGTTGTACAATATAAAAGCGAGAAATGGATGGTCTGATAAAAGCTTCACAGACTTGTTAACCCTTCTGATAGATATGCTGCCAAAGGATAATGTTCTTCCTAGTAGAAACTATGAAGCCAAAAAAATGTTGTGCTCGATTGGCATGAGTTATGAAAAGATACACGCTTGTCCTAACGATTGCATTTTGTTTCGAAATGAATACGCATCGTTAAATGAGTGTCCTAAATGTAATGTCTCTCGATATAAGAAAGAATTTATTCCTGCGAAAGTCGTATGGTATCTTCCTATAATACCGAGATTCAGGCGCATGTTTAGTAGTGAAGTTGATGCAAAACATTTGACATGGCACAAATATGATAGAATTAGAGATGGGAAGTTTCGGCACCCTGCAGATTCGCCACAGTGGGCTAAAATTGATCATGATTATCCTGATTTTGGGAAAGAAGCAAGAAATCTACGCTTGGCACTGTCTACTGATGGAATGAACCCACATGGTTTTCAAAGTATCCCAAATACCGTATGGCctgtgattttggtgatttataaCTTGCCTCCATGGTTATGTATGAAGCGTAAGTTCATGATGTTGTCGATGTTAATTTCTGGGCGCAATCAACCAGGGAATGATATTGACGTGTACTTGGCacctttaattgatgatttgaagcTCATACCTGATGATGTTGCTGGTATAAGGTTGGTTAGAGATGCAATAGGAACATATGTGGCATGGCAAAGAAACCTCATTTCCCTTAATCTTGag ACTCCTGCAACATATAAAGGCAATGGTAACGATGGGATTAGGAGGGGTGACGAGTCGGTCACTTCAAAAAAACAG ATTCAAACACAAAAATTGCATGAAGGCACTAAAATCATCAAGGATAAACCAAGAAATATGTCTCATGCACAAAAGTCGAAAGAAGTCAATAATAAGGGTAGACATAGCAATATTCCAATCACAAAACAAAGACAAGATATTGCAAAAACCAAACATCAAAAACCTAACTCTACAAAGTGTCGTCCATCATGGGTGTTAGCTCTTAAATCATTGGTGGAAGTGCAAATGGAAAACTCAGATACGCGTCAGATAACTATGGAGGAAGGTATTTTTGGTGAAGAACAGTATAATGAAGAAATTACCAAAGAACAAATGTATGAGTTTTTCAACAATACAGAAATAGGTGTCTCTGTTGTCTGCGTATATATCAG GTACTTGTATGAGAAGTTTGTGCGCGACACTGATGTCCCAAGGAAATTCTCCTTCTTATCCCCCCATCGAATATCCTTGGTGTTAATTGAAGCAGAACAAGAATTTGTCAAAGCATACATGGTTAAGGAATTCTTGAAATATAAAGATGAGCACAAGTTATTTATTCTACCATTTTATATACATAAGCCTAT TGGACATTGGGTGTTATTTGTCATTAATCCCATATCGgaaatcatatattatatgGATCCATTACTCAATGACTATATGAATTACCCAAAAATGAAGAGTATGTTTGACac agTTCTAAAGGTATTTCGCGCTGCAAGGAACGCTCAAGTatcaaagaataaatttaacaacatatCATGGGTCCGAGTACAG tgtCCTCGCCAAGAAAATGGTATAGATTGCGGGTACTTTGTGATGAGGTTTATGAAAGAGATTCTCATTTCGAAACTAAATGAGATTCCAAAGCTg TACATTGAGGGTTTCAAGTGTGCGACATACTCAAATGATAAACTAAGAAAAATCCAAGAAGAATGGTGTCAGTTCATGATGAGCCTTTtgtttatatga